Proteins encoded in a region of the Mycolicibacterium neoaurum genome:
- a CDS encoding sugar-binding transcriptional regulator, giving the protein MARPTEPKASGPSHTQLMLHVAQSYYEQGRTQEDIGRELHLTRWKIGRLLDEAREVGIVQIKIVHPQARRTPLEVSMRSEFGLRECIVVPGPENPGSDDHIAAAAAGYLKANAGWITTLAVSWGNTLQHVAAVLPAGWTSNIEVIQANGGVSRSVRPTTAANIATSIAHSGNGRATLLPVPAIVERIETRDALYAEGFVVDVLEGARQADALLFSLGASGPTSVLVESGAVTPTELRELDAAGACGDVLAHFLTTDGQIAHPGIDSRTVGLGLDDVRNANCAIAVAAGPAKVPMVRAALRSGLCSVLITDEPTATAVLEQAAKAGGMA; this is encoded by the coding sequence ATGGCGCGCCCGACCGAACCCAAAGCCAGTGGACCCAGCCACACCCAATTGATGCTGCACGTCGCGCAGAGCTACTACGAACAAGGCCGCACCCAGGAAGACATCGGCAGGGAATTGCACCTCACCCGCTGGAAGATCGGTCGTCTGCTCGACGAGGCCCGCGAGGTGGGCATCGTGCAGATCAAGATCGTGCACCCGCAGGCTCGGCGCACCCCGCTCGAGGTGAGCATGCGAAGCGAGTTCGGGCTGCGTGAGTGCATCGTGGTGCCCGGACCGGAGAACCCCGGCTCCGACGACCACATCGCCGCCGCCGCAGCGGGTTACCTGAAGGCCAACGCAGGGTGGATCACCACGCTGGCGGTCTCCTGGGGCAATACCCTGCAGCATGTGGCTGCAGTGCTGCCGGCCGGGTGGACCAGCAATATCGAGGTCATCCAGGCCAACGGCGGGGTCAGTCGGTCGGTGCGGCCCACCACGGCGGCCAACATCGCCACCAGCATCGCACACAGCGGCAACGGCCGGGCCACCCTGCTACCGGTGCCCGCCATCGTCGAGCGCATCGAGACCCGGGATGCGTTGTACGCCGAGGGATTCGTCGTCGACGTGCTCGAAGGTGCCCGGCAGGCCGATGCGCTGCTGTTCTCGCTCGGCGCTTCCGGGCCCACCTCGGTGCTCGTCGAGTCCGGTGCCGTCACCCCCACCGAACTACGGGAACTGGACGCGGCGGGTGCCTGTGGTGACGTGCTGGCCCACTTCCTGACCACCGACGGGCAGATCGCCCATCCCGGTATCGACAGCAGGACGGTCGGGCTGGGACTCGATGATGTCCGCAACGCCAACTGCGCGATCGCCGTCGCTGCCGGACCGGCGAAGGTGCCGATGGTCCGGGCGGCACTGCGCAGTGGGCTGTGTTCGGTGCTGATCACCGATGAACCCACCGCGACAGCAGTTCTGGAGCAGGCCGCCAAGGCTGGAGGCATGGCATGA
- a CDS encoding CocE/NonD family hydrolase, which produces MSSRLSRHARQALSRVLDVPAPSTDFVVHRGLRVPMRDGVELLADHYQPLTPTPAGTLLVRAPYGRRFPFTLSFGSVYASRGYHVIFQSVRGTFGSGGEFTPMVNEIADGADTVAWLRDQPWFTGTFATVGLSYLGFTQWALLVDPPAELAAAIITVGPHDFAESSWGTGAFSLNDFLGWSDMVAHQEEPGLVRTLARQATAGRRVATAALDLPLSTGGRTLLGDGAPWYESWLRPPQDDPEHWQRLAATAALDRTDVPVLLFSGWQDLFLEQTLAQYRRLRDRGVETALTVGSWTHTQVMTRGGATVLRETLDWLSTHLGGAPTTRRHPVRIHIHRAAGDGWVELDDWPPATAHHTLYPRADGALAGTPAGGHLMFTYQPADPTPTIGGRLLSPDGGYRDDSELADRADVLAFTGDPLPADLYVVGGPVVELIHHCDNPHHDVFVRISEVDSKGRSRNVSDGFRRYTGDSTSEPIRIGLDAVAHRFAAGSRIRLLVAGGSHPRYARNLGTGESAVSGTAMRPATHTVTFGEGTRVVLPAGSQAPSAH; this is translated from the coding sequence GTGAGCTCACGACTGTCCCGTCATGCCCGGCAGGCCTTGAGCCGAGTCCTGGATGTCCCCGCGCCCAGCACCGACTTCGTCGTCCACAGGGGGCTGCGGGTGCCGATGCGCGACGGTGTCGAGCTGCTGGCCGACCATTACCAACCGCTGACCCCGACTCCGGCGGGCACGCTGCTGGTCCGAGCGCCCTACGGCAGACGCTTCCCCTTCACCCTGTCGTTCGGCAGTGTCTACGCCAGCCGCGGATATCACGTCATCTTCCAGAGCGTGCGCGGCACATTCGGTTCCGGCGGCGAGTTCACGCCGATGGTCAACGAGATCGCCGACGGCGCCGACACGGTGGCCTGGCTACGGGACCAGCCCTGGTTCACCGGCACCTTCGCCACCGTCGGGTTGTCCTATCTCGGCTTCACCCAGTGGGCGCTGCTGGTCGACCCGCCCGCCGAGCTCGCCGCGGCGATCATCACCGTCGGGCCGCACGATTTCGCCGAGTCGTCATGGGGCACCGGCGCGTTCTCCCTCAACGACTTCCTCGGCTGGAGCGATATGGTCGCCCACCAGGAGGAACCCGGTTTGGTGCGGACACTTGCGCGGCAGGCGACCGCGGGCCGGCGGGTCGCGACGGCGGCACTGGATCTTCCGCTGAGCACGGGAGGGCGCACGCTGCTCGGCGACGGTGCGCCATGGTATGAGTCCTGGCTGCGGCCACCGCAAGACGATCCCGAGCACTGGCAACGCCTGGCCGCCACCGCCGCCCTGGACCGCACGGACGTACCGGTGCTGTTGTTCAGCGGATGGCAGGACCTTTTCCTGGAGCAGACGCTGGCCCAGTACCGGCGGCTGCGCGACCGCGGCGTCGAGACGGCGCTGACCGTCGGGTCGTGGACACACACCCAGGTGATGACCCGCGGGGGTGCCACTGTCCTGCGCGAGACGCTGGACTGGTTGAGCACGCACCTGGGCGGCGCGCCGACGACACGTCGCCACCCCGTGCGTATCCACATTCATCGGGCCGCCGGGGACGGATGGGTCGAGCTCGATGATTGGCCGCCGGCCACGGCGCACCACACGCTGTATCCGCGAGCCGATGGTGCGCTGGCAGGCACCCCGGCAGGCGGGCACCTGATGTTCACCTATCAGCCGGCTGACCCGACGCCCACCATCGGCGGCCGGCTACTGTCGCCCGACGGTGGTTACCGAGACGACTCCGAGCTGGCCGACCGGGCCGATGTGCTCGCATTCACCGGCGATCCGCTGCCTGCCGACCTCTATGTCGTCGGCGGTCCCGTCGTGGAACTCATCCACCATTGCGACAACCCGCACCACGATGTGTTCGTTCGGATCAGCGAGGTGGACAGCAAGGGCCGGTCCCGCAACGTCAGCGACGGATTCCGAAGGTATACGGGCGATTCCACCTCGGAGCCGATCCGCATCGGCCTGGATGCGGTCGCGCACCGGTTCGCCGCGGGGTCACGGATCCGGCTGCTGGTGGCCGGCGGGTCGCATCCGCGCTACGCCCGCAATCTGGGCACCGGCGAGTCGGCGGTGTCCGGTACGGCGATGCGTCCGGCCACGCATACCGTCACCTTCGGCGAGGGGACCCGGGTGGTCCTGCCCGCCGGCAGCCAGGCGCCGTCAGCCCACTGA
- a CDS encoding DUF1802 family protein: protein MSTPALKEWGAAVHALLDGRQTVLLRKGGIHEKRFEVSAAEFLLFPTVAHSHAGRVRPEHRDTLSGSADSTEDAVLLRAGAKVVAAVEVNRPERIGDISDLHIWTAESVRADRLDFRPRHRLTVLVVQARPLVEPVRLERTPQYRGCASWVTLPVSESRYAAPVHDLRTLTAIGARVRDSVG, encoded by the coding sequence GTGAGCACACCGGCGCTCAAGGAGTGGGGCGCGGCGGTGCATGCCCTGCTGGACGGACGGCAGACCGTGTTGCTGCGCAAGGGCGGTATCCATGAGAAGCGTTTCGAGGTCAGCGCCGCGGAATTCCTGCTGTTCCCCACGGTCGCGCACAGCCACGCCGGGCGGGTGCGTCCCGAACACCGCGACACACTGTCCGGCTCGGCGGACAGCACCGAGGATGCGGTGCTGCTCCGTGCCGGAGCAAAAGTGGTCGCCGCGGTGGAGGTCAACCGTCCCGAACGGATCGGCGACATCTCCGATCTGCACATCTGGACCGCGGAGTCCGTGCGTGCCGACCGGCTGGACTTCCGCCCGCGGCACCGACTGACGGTGCTGGTGGTGCAGGCCCGGCCGCTGGTCGAACCCGTGCGACTGGAGCGCACCCCGCAGTATCGCGGCTGTGCCAGCTGGGTGACCCTGCCGGTCTCGGAAAGTCGTTACGCCGCACCGGTTCACGATCTTCGGACGCTGACAGCCATCGGCGCCCGGGTGCGCGACTCAGTGGGCTGA
- a CDS encoding sugar ABC transporter ATP-binding protein, whose translation MTYLDSTSPSPATGPLPHRANRPTALRMTGIVKSFPGTKACNGANLEVAEGEVHCLLGENGAGKSTMMKILSGSYTPDSGTITLGGQPVSFGSPIDGVRAGINTIYQELDLVPDMTVSQNLFLGHEPRRGPFVDRKERDRRAAAAIARVGGTFAPTAVVGELSVSDQQLTAIAKALTTEARIVIMDEPSATLTDHDLAAVFTVIRELTAEGKSVIYISHRLDEIKAIGDRATVMRDGTTVGVFDIASVSKDELVEAMIGRAVQARPPRQPRSVAGAPLLHVRRSTIDGVIDIRDVTVNRGEIIGLAGLGGAGRSTLLATIFGDRKATLDMTFNDRHITALTPRSAVGRGIGLVPEDRKRQGLFLEQSILRNAAIAALQPRRINPMARAREVCGPPLERLGVKFASVEQPVGQLSGGNQQKVVLAKWIARGIDLLLLDEPTRGLDIGAKADLFEQVQALAETGVGVVMASSELSELTENCHRIWVLHEGRNIAQFEPATTPSADIARCIVTGRTKTDND comes from the coding sequence ATGACCTATCTCGATTCGACCTCACCGTCGCCGGCGACAGGCCCCCTGCCACACCGGGCGAATCGACCCACCGCGCTGCGGATGACCGGCATCGTCAAGTCGTTCCCGGGCACCAAGGCATGCAATGGCGCCAACCTGGAGGTCGCCGAGGGCGAGGTGCACTGCCTGCTCGGCGAGAACGGCGCCGGCAAGTCCACGATGATGAAGATCCTGTCCGGTTCCTACACACCGGATTCGGGGACGATCACCCTGGGCGGGCAGCCCGTGTCGTTCGGTTCCCCCATCGACGGGGTGCGCGCCGGCATCAACACCATCTACCAGGAGCTCGACCTGGTGCCGGATATGACGGTGTCGCAAAACCTGTTCCTGGGCCACGAGCCGCGCCGTGGCCCGTTCGTCGATCGCAAGGAGCGTGACCGGCGGGCGGCCGCGGCGATCGCGCGGGTCGGTGGCACGTTCGCACCGACGGCCGTCGTGGGTGAATTGTCGGTATCGGACCAACAACTCACCGCGATCGCCAAGGCGCTCACCACCGAGGCGCGCATCGTCATCATGGACGAGCCCAGCGCCACCCTGACCGATCATGACCTCGCGGCCGTCTTCACGGTGATCCGCGAACTGACCGCCGAGGGCAAATCGGTCATTTACATCTCCCACCGGCTCGACGAGATCAAGGCGATCGGCGACCGCGCCACCGTGATGCGCGACGGCACCACCGTCGGCGTCTTCGATATCGCTTCGGTGTCCAAGGATGAGTTGGTGGAGGCCATGATCGGCCGTGCCGTGCAGGCGCGACCACCGCGGCAGCCACGCTCGGTGGCCGGCGCTCCCCTGCTGCACGTGCGCCGCTCCACCATCGACGGTGTCATCGACATCCGTGACGTCACCGTCAACCGCGGCGAGATCATCGGCTTGGCAGGGCTGGGCGGGGCCGGTCGATCGACCCTGCTGGCCACCATCTTCGGTGACCGCAAGGCCACGCTGGACATGACGTTCAACGATCGCCACATCACCGCGCTGACACCGCGGTCGGCGGTCGGCCGCGGAATCGGGCTGGTGCCCGAGGACCGCAAACGCCAGGGCCTGTTCCTGGAGCAGTCGATCCTGCGCAACGCCGCTATCGCCGCGCTGCAACCGCGGCGGATCAACCCGATGGCCCGGGCCCGCGAAGTGTGTGGTCCGCCGTTGGAGCGTCTCGGTGTGAAGTTCGCCAGCGTCGAGCAGCCCGTCGGGCAGCTGTCCGGCGGTAACCAGCAGAAGGTGGTGCTGGCCAAGTGGATTGCCCGTGGCATCGACCTGCTGCTGCTCGACGAACCGACCCGCGGGTTGGACATCGGCGCCAAGGCCGACCTTTTCGAACAGGTCCAGGCGCTGGCCGAGACCGGCGTCGGTGTCGTGATGGCCTCCAGCGAACTGAGCGAGCTCACCGAGAACTGTCACCGCATCTGGGTCCTGCACGAGGGACGCAACATCGCGCAGTTCGAGCCCGCCACCACCCCTTCAGCGGACATCGCCCGCTGCATCGTCACCGGAAGAACGAAGACTGACAATGACTGA
- a CDS encoding FGGY-family carbohydrate kinase, with protein sequence MGILLSIDLGTEGARVGAFTEDGRVLGTAHRPYGTRFPRPGWAEQDPRDWWAALTAAGRELLSSDACRGAGAVVAIAASTTASTVAVLDDAGEPLRPAILWMDCRSGAESARTAELVDEHPILKWSGGSDAAEWLVPKAMWLHTHEPDIYRSAARIVEAVDYVIFRLTGEWVGSQMNAVCKYNYDTLTGRFPDELYSALGVPDLTAKLPDRIVAVGGTAGPLHPAAAADLGITGTPVVAVGGIDAHVSLLACGAELDGLVSLVSGTSSAIIAEIDDPTDTREIWGPYPRALHQDKWLVEGGQVASGSVLKWAGESIMGVARQDLPALIDEAAAVDPAGHGLHALDYFMGNRTPYREPRLRGTVVGLSLGTTKAELYRAMVEAVACGTRSVIDSFERAGVSCERLVFSGGIERNTLWQQVTVDVLGRPAELVVGENLTLRACAVIAATAAGVTGSLDEGSALFAPTVRVLEPEPARIPVYENTFAEYQRLTEIMAPFMRDSAEALTARTAATTDRMGS encoded by the coding sequence ATGGGGATTCTGTTGTCGATCGACCTGGGCACCGAGGGTGCCCGGGTCGGCGCCTTCACTGAGGACGGTCGGGTGCTGGGCACCGCGCACCGACCGTATGGCACCCGGTTTCCGCGACCCGGCTGGGCCGAACAGGACCCCCGCGACTGGTGGGCGGCGCTGACCGCTGCCGGCCGAGAGTTGTTGAGCAGCGACGCATGTCGCGGGGCCGGTGCGGTGGTCGCCATCGCCGCATCCACCACGGCCTCGACCGTCGCGGTGCTCGACGACGCGGGCGAACCGTTACGGCCCGCCATCCTGTGGATGGATTGCCGCAGCGGCGCCGAGTCTGCACGCACCGCCGAGCTCGTCGACGAGCACCCCATCCTGAAATGGTCGGGGGGCTCCGATGCCGCGGAATGGCTGGTGCCCAAGGCGATGTGGCTGCACACCCACGAGCCGGACATCTACCGTTCGGCGGCACGCATCGTCGAGGCCGTCGATTACGTCATCTTCCGGCTCACCGGCGAATGGGTCGGCTCGCAGATGAACGCGGTGTGCAAGTACAACTACGACACCCTGACCGGTCGATTCCCCGACGAGTTGTACAGCGCCCTCGGCGTGCCGGACCTGACTGCCAAGCTTCCCGACCGCATCGTCGCCGTCGGTGGTACCGCCGGACCGCTGCATCCCGCGGCCGCAGCCGATCTCGGGATCACCGGCACCCCCGTGGTCGCCGTCGGCGGAATCGACGCGCACGTCTCACTACTGGCCTGCGGAGCCGAACTGGACGGACTGGTCTCACTGGTATCCGGTACCTCCTCGGCGATCATCGCCGAGATCGACGACCCGACCGACACCCGCGAGATCTGGGGCCCGTACCCGCGCGCGCTGCACCAGGACAAATGGCTTGTCGAGGGTGGTCAGGTCGCCAGCGGCTCGGTGCTCAAATGGGCGGGCGAATCGATCATGGGCGTTGCGCGCCAGGACCTTCCGGCGTTGATCGACGAGGCGGCCGCGGTCGACCCGGCGGGCCACGGGCTGCACGCACTGGACTACTTCATGGGCAACCGCACGCCCTACCGCGAGCCCCGCCTACGCGGGACGGTGGTGGGTCTGTCCCTGGGCACCACCAAGGCCGAGCTCTACCGGGCAATGGTCGAAGCCGTTGCCTGCGGCACCCGCAGCGTCATCGACTCCTTCGAAAGGGCCGGGGTGTCCTGCGAGCGACTGGTGTTCTCCGGCGGTATCGAACGCAACACGCTGTGGCAACAGGTCACCGTCGACGTGCTGGGCCGTCCCGCCGAACTGGTGGTCGGTGAAAACCTCACGCTGCGCGCCTGCGCGGTGATCGCCGCGACCGCCGCCGGCGTCACCGGATCGCTGGACGAGGGCTCGGCGCTGTTCGCGCCCACAGTGCGGGTACTCGAACCCGAGCCTGCACGGATCCCGGTGTATGAGAACACCTTCGCCGAGTACCAGCGACTCACCGAGATCATGGCGCCGTTCATGCGCGACAGTGCCGAGGCACTGACCGCGCGCACTGCCGCCACGACGGACCGGATGGGCTCCTGA
- a CDS encoding galactitol-1-phosphate 5-dehydrogenase encodes MTTEAPARDLTPEQNIPQTMTAAVMHAPGDIRVEEVATPRPGPGQVLLKIAACGVCGSDIPRMLRNGGYIMPIICGHEFSGWVVELGEGVTGFELGELVSVPPLIPCRNCEFCLKGAFGLCENYDYFGSRCDGAYAQYAVSPVGNLLKLPAGIDPRAAAMLDPAAIALHGLWKTGLRAGHRVLVIGAGPIGLFGVQWARLHGATEVVAVDLSEEKAAMARQAGADHAVQGVEEARALGGRGFDIVLESAGVPATADMAANLTGPHGHAVFIGIPHAPVPLGKETFNQFMRLEATLHGSWNSFSAPFPGDEWRTSAKMMSTGQLEWEFMITHELPLSALPQTMHQLGERSIFSSKVLFLPNED; translated from the coding sequence ATGACAACCGAAGCACCGGCGCGCGACCTGACGCCCGAGCAGAACATTCCGCAGACTATGACGGCCGCCGTCATGCACGCCCCCGGCGACATCAGGGTCGAGGAGGTCGCGACGCCCCGGCCCGGGCCCGGCCAGGTGCTGCTGAAGATCGCCGCGTGCGGTGTCTGCGGTTCCGACATCCCGCGGATGTTGCGCAACGGTGGCTACATCATGCCGATCATCTGCGGTCACGAGTTCTCCGGCTGGGTGGTCGAACTCGGCGAGGGTGTGACCGGATTCGAACTGGGTGAACTGGTGTCGGTGCCGCCGCTGATCCCTTGCCGCAATTGCGAGTTCTGCCTCAAGGGCGCGTTCGGGCTGTGCGAGAACTACGACTACTTCGGCAGTCGCTGCGACGGTGCGTACGCCCAATACGCGGTGTCACCGGTGGGCAATCTGCTGAAGCTGCCCGCCGGTATCGACCCGCGCGCCGCGGCCATGCTGGACCCGGCAGCCATCGCTCTGCACGGTCTGTGGAAGACCGGACTGCGGGCCGGGCACCGGGTGCTGGTGATCGGTGCAGGCCCCATCGGTCTGTTCGGTGTCCAGTGGGCGCGATTGCACGGTGCGACCGAGGTGGTCGCCGTCGACCTCAGCGAGGAGAAGGCGGCGATGGCCCGCCAGGCCGGTGCCGATCACGCCGTCCAGGGTGTCGAGGAGGCCCGCGCGCTGGGTGGCCGCGGGTTCGACATCGTCCTGGAATCGGCAGGCGTGCCGGCGACCGCCGACATGGCGGCCAATCTGACCGGTCCGCACGGGCACGCCGTGTTCATCGGTATCCCACACGCACCGGTGCCGCTGGGCAAAGAGACCTTCAACCAGTTCATGCGCCTTGAGGCCACCCTGCACGGGTCATGGAACTCGTTCTCCGCGCCATTCCCCGGCGACGAATGGCGGACATCGGCGAAGATGATGTCGACCGGCCAACTCGAGTGGGAGTTCATGATCACTCACGAGCTGCCACTATCGGCACTTCCGCAGACGATGCATCAACTCGGTGAGCGCTCGATCTTCTCCTCGAAGGTTCTCTTCCTGCCCAACGAGGACTGA
- a CDS encoding DUF3558 domain-containing protein: MGAKLRLLSALSALVAAVIVVWQTNPAGTPATVSVDDLPMTNVSTTIKWPVIETTDPRPFDPCEDIPIDVVQRIGLAFTPPTPEDGLRCKYDAGNYQMAVEAFVWRTYEATLPPDAVELDIAGHRAAQFWIMKPTDWNDRWWVTCMIAFKTSYGVLQQSVFYSPIHSPDRPDCLQVNLQRANELAPYYKF, translated from the coding sequence ATGGGTGCCAAGCTGCGCCTGCTGTCGGCGTTGAGCGCGCTCGTCGCGGCGGTGATCGTCGTGTGGCAGACCAACCCGGCCGGCACGCCAGCCACGGTGAGCGTCGATGACCTGCCGATGACCAACGTGTCGACCACGATCAAATGGCCGGTCATCGAGACGACCGATCCGCGGCCGTTCGACCCCTGTGAAGACATCCCGATCGATGTGGTGCAGCGCATCGGCCTGGCCTTCACCCCGCCGACACCCGAGGACGGGCTGCGCTGCAAATACGATGCCGGCAACTATCAGATGGCCGTCGAGGCCTTCGTATGGCGCACCTACGAGGCAACGCTGCCCCCCGATGCGGTCGAACTCGACATCGCCGGGCACCGGGCCGCCCAGTTCTGGATCATGAAGCCGACCGACTGGAATGACCGCTGGTGGGTGACCTGCATGATCGCCTTCAAGACCAGCTACGGCGTCCTGCAGCAGTCGGTGTTCTACTCCCCGATCCATTCCCCAGACCGGCCGGATTGTCTGCAGGTCAATCTGCAGCGCGCCAACGAGTTGGCGCCGTACTACAAGTTCTGA
- a CDS encoding enoyl-CoA hydratase, with the protein MTDSPVLLIDTTNRVRTLTFNRPQARNALSARLRDEFIAALRAAESDDAVDVVILTGADPVFCAGLDLKELGDTTELPDISPKWPPMSKPVIGAINGAAVTGGLEMALYCDVLIASERAKFADTHARVGLLPTWGLSVRLPQKVGVGMARRMSLTGDYLSAEEALRAGLVTEVVPHDELLPTARRIATTIVGNNQKAVRALLESYHRIDAEQTQAGLWIEAEAARAWMATATGDDIAASRSSVIERGRTQV; encoded by the coding sequence ATGACCGACTCGCCCGTCCTGCTGATCGACACCACCAACCGGGTCCGCACCCTGACCTTCAACCGACCGCAGGCGCGCAATGCCCTCTCGGCGCGGTTGCGCGACGAGTTCATCGCCGCCCTGCGCGCCGCCGAGAGCGATGACGCCGTGGACGTGGTCATCCTGACCGGCGCCGACCCGGTGTTCTGTGCCGGCTTGGATCTCAAGGAACTCGGCGACACCACCGAACTACCGGACATCTCCCCGAAATGGCCGCCGATGAGCAAGCCCGTCATCGGCGCCATCAATGGCGCGGCCGTCACCGGCGGGTTGGAGATGGCACTGTACTGCGATGTGCTGATCGCCTCGGAGCGGGCCAAGTTCGCCGACACCCACGCTCGCGTCGGGCTGTTGCCGACATGGGGACTCTCGGTGCGGCTGCCGCAGAAGGTCGGCGTCGGCATGGCCCGACGGATGAGCCTGACCGGTGACTATCTCTCGGCCGAGGAGGCGCTGCGCGCCGGGCTGGTGACCGAGGTGGTGCCACACGACGAGTTGCTGCCCACCGCACGGCGGATCGCGACGACCATCGTCGGCAACAACCAGAAGGCCGTGCGCGCGCTGCTGGAGTCCTACCACCGCATCGATGCCGAACAGACGCAGGCCGGGCTGTGGATCGAGGCCGAAGCGGCGCGAGCGTGGATGGCCACCGCGACCGGGGACGATATCGCCGCCAGTCGCAGTTCGGTGATCGAGCGCGGTCGCACCCAGGTGTAG
- a CDS encoding substrate-binding domain-containing protein: MRFAKVVTGFAISAAVAIGATACSMPGENGSANNAATADGAVVIGFSQATQQSPFYVALSDAARQTAESDGNEFYFADANGDVTKQNNDVQDLITRGINVLVINPVDPKGIAPSLAAADAAGIKVVTVDRPVESGAAAFVGRDNKAMGQIVGEAAVAALGPAGGKIIEIQGDAGGAVARDRHDGFAAAVAAQPNITVVPGPYSDYIRANAVTAMQDLLQAHPDLKAVYAQNDDMALGALQVLAENNRADVKVFGVDGLMEAVRAIADGNEYVATALNDPNAEGALAVQTAVKVARGETVDEFIDAGTGLVDKSNAASLIGDTTFAKAPQPPA; encoded by the coding sequence ATGAGGTTCGCAAAGGTCGTCACCGGATTCGCGATCTCGGCCGCTGTGGCGATCGGCGCCACCGCGTGCTCGATGCCCGGCGAGAACGGATCCGCCAACAATGCCGCCACCGCCGACGGCGCGGTCGTCATCGGTTTCAGCCAAGCCACCCAACAAAGCCCGTTCTATGTGGCACTCTCCGATGCCGCCCGGCAGACCGCCGAGAGCGACGGCAACGAGTTCTACTTCGCCGACGCCAATGGTGATGTCACCAAGCAGAACAACGATGTGCAGGACCTCATCACCCGCGGCATCAATGTGCTGGTGATCAACCCGGTCGACCCCAAGGGCATCGCACCGTCACTGGCGGCCGCCGACGCCGCCGGCATCAAGGTCGTGACCGTCGACCGACCGGTGGAGTCCGGTGCGGCTGCCTTCGTCGGCCGCGACAACAAGGCCATGGGCCAGATCGTCGGCGAGGCCGCGGTGGCCGCACTCGGCCCGGCCGGCGGCAAGATCATCGAGATCCAGGGTGATGCCGGCGGCGCGGTGGCGCGCGATCGGCACGACGGCTTCGCCGCCGCCGTGGCCGCGCAACCCAACATCACCGTGGTTCCCGGCCCCTACAGCGACTACATCCGCGCCAATGCCGTCACCGCCATGCAGGATCTGCTGCAGGCCCATCCCGATCTCAAGGCCGTCTACGCGCAGAACGACGATATGGCCCTCGGCGCCCTGCAGGTGCTCGCCGAGAACAACCGTGCCGACGTCAAGGTGTTCGGTGTCGACGGCCTGATGGAGGCCGTCCGGGCCATCGCCGACGGCAACGAATACGTCGCCACCGCGCTCAATGACCCCAATGCCGAGGGCGCGCTGGCCGTGCAGACCGCCGTCAAGGTGGCCCGCGGTGAGACGGTTGACGAGTTCATCGACGCCGGAACGGGTTTGGTCGACAAGTCCAATGCCGCATCGCTGATCGGTGACACCACCTTCGCCAAGGCGCCGCAGCCGCCGGCCTGA
- a CDS encoding DUF2277 domain-containing protein gives MCRNITELRGLEPAATPEEIEAAARQYIRKISGVTRPTAANVDAFEAAVAEVTATTERLLAQLPPRRQPPKTVPPLRRPEVRARLGL, from the coding sequence ATGTGCCGAAATATCACCGAGTTGCGCGGGCTGGAGCCGGCGGCGACGCCTGAGGAGATCGAGGCCGCCGCCCGCCAGTACATCCGCAAGATCAGCGGGGTCACCCGCCCGACCGCGGCGAATGTCGACGCGTTCGAGGCGGCCGTCGCCGAGGTCACCGCCACCACCGAACGCCTGCTCGCGCAGTTGCCGCCGCGACGCCAGCCGCCGAAAACCGTGCCGCCGCTGCGCCGCCCCGAGGTGCGAGCGCGGCTCGGTCTGTGA